The genomic segment TTAAGGGAGATGTCTAAATAACCTAAATTGGGAAGATTGAACAGCCAAGAGGGAATTGGTCCTGATAGGTTGTTATTAGACAAACCTAAAAATGTTAGTTGGGTCAGGTTTGATATGAAATTTGGGATTGTGCCTCCTAAGTTACATGACCCTAGGGACAACACTTTTGGTTGAAACTTGGGTGGAAACGGTAGTTGGTTTACTTTCACACTTAGCCCACTAAGTCCAAGACTTACCATATAGAGAGTCGAGttatggaaaaatgatgacaGTGAAGGTATTGTTCCATTCATCTTGTTGTAGTTAACTGCAAGGTAGCGGAGATCATGGAGCTGGCCGATGCAATCTGGTAAGTTTCCAGTAAAAGAATTACCCACTAAAACCAGATAGCGAAGAGAGGAGATGCTACAAATTATGTCAGGTATGGATCCATGGAAAGAGTTCTGAATCAAAGATAGATATTTCAAGCTTTTTAAATTGGATATTGAAGGTGATGTCTGACCAGTCAATTGGTTCAAATCCAGTAACAATTTTTCTATCCTTGAAAGGTTCATCATGGATGCAGGTATCTCGCCCTGAATTAAACAATTGTATTTTGTGAATTCAACTAATGAGGTGAAGTTGCCAATGGAGGGTGAGATGGATCCAATAACATGAGTAAATGATGTGTCAATTGATTCTAATGCAGGCCAGGGGACTGCGAGCATGGAATGCAAATCAACTATAAGATCAGAGTTGTTTCCCATTTAAAGTACCTTTAGTTGAGGAAGGTAGGGGATATGGCCTTGTAGGTTTGATCTGGTGAGATCAAGGATTAAGAGAGAGGTGAGATTGGCCAAATTTCTTGGGATTTCGGATGCTATAATGTTAAAGTCCATGAACAAATGAGAGAGACGTGTGAGGTTGAGAAGCTGCTCAACAGGAACCTTGCCAGAAATCCCGCAATTTGATAGGTCAAGTAACCTCAGCTTGGAAAGATTTGATATTGGTTTAGCCCACAGGGCTGATCGAGATGACTCTGATAGATCAACACCACTCAATTTTAGTTCTCTAAGATTATTCAGTTGTTGTAACCAATTCAAATTTGATGCAGAGAGACTGCCTCTGTTTATGTATGTGTATAGAGCACCAGAATGAATTGTCAGAGTAGAAGACAAATTAGCGAAAATGGATGAGTAGTCCCAGATGCTAAAGGACCAAGAAAGATCAAGTGCTGTAAGGGAAGTAAGGTTGGTAAACTGGGTTGTCATAGAATCATTAAACATTGTGCTTGATAAATTGAGGTAAGCAAGTCCAATGAGATTTGATAATCCTGTTGGAATCTTTGATAATATGAAGTTGTTGAAACTAAGGTCAAGGTACCTGATATGAGGAAGGGAGAAAATGGAAGAAGGGATGGTATTGGTAATAGCAGTAGACAGGAAGTCAGAGAAGGAGACAGGTTCTGAATTCACTTTCATTATGAGGTTATCCGGAAAGGGATTTCGGAGGTCAAGGGTTGTGACATGAAGTGAGTCCGAACAACGGATTCCATACCAACTGCAGCAGTTATGGCCTTTCCACGAAGACAATCGATTTGAAGAGTTTGTGAGATGGGATTTGAAGCTTATCAATGCTTTTCATTCTTCTGCATGACAAGCATTGATGACAGAAAGTTTGAAGGGAATAAACAGtaggaagagaaaaagggtCATGATGAGTTTTATGCAACTCATATGACCAAGTTGTAAGTTAAACAAAGTAACTTCTTgttaaaaatggaaaagaggaaaaaatctATGTTGATTGTGATCTGTTAGAGGTCCAAACAACATTTATAGGGACAGTAAATTGAACTGACAGAAACATCCTGtttgaacttttatttttgaacttttgaCTAAAGTGGGGAGCTGATGCAACATTGGACGAGGGCTTTTTGGGAGAGGAATGAGGCACAATTTCATTGAAAGTTTTGAAGCAATTAGATAGTAATAGGATTTGTGTTAAAAGCCCTTATAAATTTGAATGAGACTGAGATTGGCTCATCAGAATCAATTGATgagataagataaaaaaaaattaagcatcATTTTTGTTAGACATATGTCtttaaaaactaattttattaattatttattaaataaataaattattacatcaattataaatttatagatatttattatattttaataatttttatttttttatgatatatatgatataatcataaattattcGCTAACATTGTAAGGAAACTATACTAATAGTTGATGAACTATTAATAGAGGAGTTATAGTTTTTTCGTTCCttatttatcaaaattgttCTAGGCTAAATGTGACAACCTATATAAAGCCTACACTTGTTGTGCCACTATAAAAAATGATAGAATGTTTTAACTTTAGCATTGGGTTAGTGACTTTAAAGGGAACAAATGGGTTTAAGTGGGTTTAATGTATGAGATGCATGCATCGAACAAGATCTAATTAACGAGCATCTTATAAACCTGTCATTGTCAATAATTAAAAGGagcttttttataatttattaattgtacTTAGACTTGAGAGGgtcaatataatttatttagtatctatatgattttaatgttGTCAATAGGTGATTCTAAATTAAAGGTTATACCTTGATAcgttgggttttttttttataattgggggaAGGGAGATTCGAACTCTACTTTTTAGGCAGGAGGATTATGCATTAAccaataaatcaaatgttcaGATGCCCCTAGTATGTTGGGTTATTTACATACTACATAAATTATATTGGATGCTTAATACATGATTTACCATTctctattttaaaatatattcaagTGATTTTCATAAGATTGTTGGACGTAAGAAATCCGGCTATTGTGTTTTCTAAAAAGTGTTTtagaattatattatttatattaatattatatattagtgttttgaagaaaaatatttttcaaagtccAATAGGAATGAAAATCATGAGTTGGTATTACATGAGTTGAATGTGATAATGGAAATTATTTATCCATAAAGTCCATGAGGAATATGGTATGGTGAAAGGACTAATTAGTAAAGATTGTAATGAAAGGGATCTTattggtaatttttttatctgcACAGGTCAGTTGCAATGTGTTGATAGATATTATTGCAATTAAAGGGTAAATAAggtttcttaattaatttaagaaactaaacgataatattaaattaaatgaaatttcaagtaaaatattagtCATGAGATGACATGGGCTTGGGTCCATAGTTGTAAAGAGATTTCCAAGGATCCCACGCATATTcttcttttgtgttttataTACATGTCTTGTTGGATTATGAATTTAGTTTAATAGATCCAAGTTCATTAGTATATCTATATAGGCAACAGTTGCTATTTAGCTAACCATTAgaattaaattagtaatagTTTTTAGAATagaaactactctagataaagAAGTGTGAATCTTTTGGAGTTGAGACACTTGAATCGCTTTAGAAGTATTTGTTtcttaatctaaaatttaatccCTTGTAGCTGAGGGATTTGAATTTCTTCTAAGATATGTGTATCTTGATCTATAATTTTCTTATAGTAGATCTTTggtttttatattaaataataattattgtttttaaataaaaaaatttcggATTTATCATAAGAAAAACTAACATATTTCACATTTTATTAGAATAAATAATACGTATCAATATCTAGTTGCTTCCttaacaatttttctttaactaAATAGTAGGGGTTGAATGATGGAATTGGATATCTGGAACATCCTTTACCATTCAGTTTCAATtgagattttagattaaataattttaaagggAAGATATTTATTTCTTGAATGTAGAAATCATAATTCCACTTGTTATTGATTAATAGAGCAATGACTAAACAATATAGTTTATGCTTTAGAGGGCCAAGTCAAATTGTATTTAATTGGTGTGGAAGGCAACGATGTTCTTCGATTACCTATTTCTTTTTGGGttcatttcaaaaataccCTTCATAAATAaggtgtttttgaaaataaccctttctataattttaactacGTTGAgccaaaagaaattaattttggataaaattacccttaatgaaacTGATCCATATGTTCAGGTCTGcgttgttggctccattagttttttatgataataaaacattcccattcatttgtgtctaatatttctacgtgaatgtgcaggacaaaaattatatgcaaataattaatcaatcattcaaatgcacatatcaaagagtATAAGAATAAGGAAGTCACAACTAATCAACAAGACAAAAGCCccttagtcgattaatgaagagttagtcagctaagaTTCAAATCAGAAGTTAGTGGGCCAAAGAATATTGAAggacagaaccaacttagtcgaccaagaaataagttagtcaactaagtgcacACTGCTAGAAACTGGAATTAGGAGacagagacgacttagtcgactaagatatcggttagtcgactaagagcattctgccagaaaatttgaattgtgcactaAAAGACAAATTAGCAGCCAGAACTGCAacaaaactatttccaacgatTAGAAACTGTCTAACACACTTCAGAGCTaattttccaagtataaaaaagGGTTCCAATGGCTAAAAATGCATGAAAGGCTTCCAAGAATAGAAATGCgctaaaaaaccaaaaaaaaattcattgcTCATTATACTGCACTTAACTCTTATCCTTGTAATTGTGATCTGCAGTTCATTTGTACCACTTATATCAACcgtgtgatcataggtacactcttaTTACTTCTCTCTttatattcttagagtgagcgagtcactctaagggattggTTCAAactaggattgcttgattgagtgtaggttctaacttagccttgaaaagttaagtgttgggttttagttgatcctggtaaaaactattatgaaaggttttggctgaacCTGGTAAAAatcattgtaaagcttggtgaaagcttgtgaatttcaccatttATAGTGGATTactttggaaaatccttgtttgaataatcaaggtagtggatgtaggtcttggaccgaaccactctaaattcctgcgcattgtctactctgtttttattttcattgcttttcaaattagttcctcatcttgccaagagccaaaaagtgttattcaccacccctctagcacattttcttgagaccaacaagtggtattagAGTCTAACccctgttattaaggtctaacacccttgGGAAGATCCAAATGTCTCTtcaaaaatccatagttactgagggacaatcaacaaacaaaccacctctgtttgatggctcaacCTAAATATTTTTGGACAGAAGCTGTTAACATAGCAGCTTATATTCTTCATAGAGTGTCTATAAGAaccatgatatcaaagactccatataaACTTTAAAAGGGTAGGGAACAAAATatctctcaccttaggagcttTGGCTGTAAGTGTTTTGTATTAAACAATGGTAAACAACttttaggaaagtttgatgcaaagagtgatgaagctatATTTCTAGGATATGCATTGAACTCAAAAGCCTATAGAGTCTTCAACAAAAGATCTTTAACGGTTGAAGAATCCATCCATATAGTTTTTTATGAATCCAATAccttacaaaaggaaatttctgatgatgaaaatgatacgAATGTCTttgaaagacaaatggaaTAGATGAGTTTAGATGATGagaaaaatagtgaaaaaaaTACCCTAGGTAGAGAAACAGAACCTCCACCCATAGAAACTTTGCAAAGAACTGAAAATCAACATAATGACcttccaaggagttggagatatgCAAAAGACCACCCACAAGAACTAATCATAAGTGATATTTCACGAGGTGTTAAAACTAGGAGAGCAATAAGAgagacttgtgagttttcagttttcatatctcaaattgagcctaaaacATTTGGGGaagcagaaaaagaagaaagctggATATTGGCCATACCagaggaacttgatcaattcaaaagaaaccatGTATGGTCATTAGTCTCTAGGCCTATAAACCACCCTATCGTTGGAAAAAAATAgatgtttagaaataaggtagatgagcaagggaatgtagttagaaataaagctaggttggtagcCCCAGGATataaccaagaggaaggaatagactataatgaaacctttgcaccggTTGCTAGGATAGAAGTTATAAGATTGTTGCTTgcttttgcatgttttatgaattttaaattattttaaatggatgtaaaaagtgcattcttaaatggattcattcaaAAGGAAGCATATGTTGAAGAACCACCAGGTTTTGaggactttgaaaaaccagatcatgttttcaaacttcataaagccttgtgtGGATTGCAACAAGCtcttagagcttggtatgagaggctttcaaaatttctagttaaaAAAGGTTATGCTAGAGGTAGTATTAACACAACATTGTTTAtcaaaaaatacttaaatgatttaattgtagttcaaatttatgtggataacattgtatttggtgcaactaatgaggctttatgcaagaattttgctaaagaaatgcagggtgaatttgtgatgagcatgatgggtgagtTGAAATACTTTCTTGggcttcaaatcaaacaatgaTGAAACCTTTACACCGGTTGCTAGGATAGAAGCTATAAGATTTTTGGTTACTTTtgcatgttttatgaattttaaattatttcaaatggatgtaaaaagtgcattcttaaatggattcattcaagaagaagtatatgttgaacaaccaccaggttttgaagattttgaaaaaccatatcatgttttcaaacttcataaagccttgtatggattgaaacaagctcctagagcttggtatgagaggctttcaaaatttttagataaaaaaggTTATGCTAGAGGTAGTATTAACACAACATTGTTTATCaaaagatacttaaatgatttaattatagttcaaatttatgtggatgacattgtatttggtgcaactaatgaggctttgtgcaagaattttgctaaaaaaatgcaaggtgaatttgagatgagtaGGATGGGTGAGCTGAAATACTTTCTTGggcttcaaatcaaacaaagtgagaaaggaatcttcatcaaccaagaaagatacactcaaaACATGCTCAAAAGGTTTGATATGCTAAAGCTGATATCAATTTGTACACCAATGAGTTCCTCCATCGGACTTGAGtttgatgaaaaaagaaagaatgttgatcaaaagctctatagaggtatgatcggatcACTTCTTTACTTAACAGCCAGCAGGCCTAATATACAATTcagtgtgtgtttgtgtgctcACTTTCAATCTCAACCCAAAGAATCACACATGATTgttgttaaaagaatttttagatacctcatagacacaCAAACTTTAGGCATATGTTACCTTAGATAATCATCCtttagcttagttggatattcgaATGCTGATTTTACTGGTAGCAAAACAGATAGGaagagcactagtggaacCTACCAGTTTATAGGTAgtatgcttgtgtcatggtctagcaaaaagcaaaattcagtTGCTTTGTCTACAGCAAAAGCAAAATATCTATCTctaggtagttgttgtgctcaaatcttatggattaaacaacaactaaaagactatggaatgtCAATGAATAACATaccaatatattgtgataatacaagtgaaatcaacatttcaaaaaatcctgtGCAGCACTCAGGACTAAGCATATTGAGATTAGGCACCATTTTGTTAGAGATCATGTAGTtaaaggtgaaattaaaattgagtttgtaaatactttacatcaattagctgACATCTTCACTAAACCCTTAAACGAGGATAGATTCtatgagattagaagaaatttaggaatGGTGAGTATGCAGGAGCTTTaggaaatattttgaaattttctcaaaTGACAATAggcatttagtcgactaagagaggcacttagtcaactaagagcattctgtctctttaaataataagactcaattagttagaagagaaaaagaataaaatagtgAACAAGAGCAGTATACCGGGTGAAGAGAATGGGTAGAAAATACTGCctagatgaaaaataaaataggaggcaaagtttgaattttgaacaGGAGAAAAACTAATAGTATTTAAGGGGGAGACAGATGATTTTTGGGAAAATTAAACTTCCCATTAACTCATTTCCTCtacattttctctcttctgaAACTGATTCACCCAAAACTGAAACCTTATCTACTCAGATTCTCAAAACCCTTAATCTGAAATTTCTCAAATCCAAAATGGCAAAAATCGCTATGACCAAAGAGATTgttgagaagaagaaaggaaaacgaCCATTAAAAGAAGACATGCAAGCCtaaatatagaaaaagaaacagaaaattgGGTCTGCATCAATGAGCAAAAAATCTGGAAAATCGCAGAAGgaaaaggaatagaaaatagaaaaaaagaaagagaaaggaaaatcaTCTAAGAAAGGTAACACCTCATCTTAGTTTAGGAATAAAGCACATGAAGTAGatacaagaaattaaagaatGTCCCCATTACTTGTGGAAAATACATTGACTGGGACTGGGATAGTTTCAGTGAGATTCCAGAAATTCAAACAAGCTTATCTGATTATTTTGAGGATTTAAAACTGAAGGAGTTTAACATCTTTAAGAATCGATCTTATAATGCTAACTtggtaaaagaattttatgaaaGTATAGCAATTGACAAGGATGAACTAAATGAGCCCGATGATTATCTTGATGATGGCCTGAATGTGTTTTTAAATGGAAAGGAATTTACTGTAACCGCTACTAATCTAGGGAAtttacttaaaatcaaatgtgAGGAAGGAGAGTTTGACTTTCCTGAAAATTATGACCCATCCTCCTTGTGGGAAATAATTACaagaaggaaggaaaaatactCCTCAAAAAGTAATGCCGGCCTGATTATCAGTCCTTAAATTAGGATTTTGCATTACTTTATAGCAGCAAACATTCATGGCAGAAGTGGCAGTTTTAGCTACATTAGACTTCAAGACTTATGGCTAATAGAGCATGCATTCAATGGTACTCCCCTGAATCTAGGTCGATTTATGGTTGAAAGGATGAGAAAAGCTTGTACATGGGACAAGATAAACTTGCCATAGGGAAATATCATTACTGCACTGGTACAGAAGAAAGGAATTTGGACTAAAAGGTATGAAATGGACCTGGTAAAGAGTAGAGACCAGACTATCTATTTAGGTAGTCTGCCAAAGATGGGTTACAAGTTAGATGGAGAAACTTTTGTTAAATCACCCAAGGTCTTTGCAATACTAGCATAGACAGAGGCAACATCCTCACCATTTTCTAGTGAAATGATTTTCAATCTGTTGATGAGAATGGATGGGAAGCTTACAAAGCAATCTTTAAATATGGTGAAAATGGAACAAAGACTTGAAGAGCTTGAAAatatgatgaaggaaaaagggAAATCTATTGCTGAGCCTGCAGCTAAGGACACTTCAGCAACTTCAAGTCCAGCACCAGCAGAGGAGGCTGCTGAAGGCCTTGCCTTCCAAGTTGAGAGTTTTACAGGCCCTGTACCTCAAGATAAAGATGTTGAACCAATGATTGACCCTGAAGTTGAGCttgagaaggaaaaagagtcaGATAAGGGGACTGAAGTTCTTGGATCTCTTGATGACACACCTCCACCTATTCAAGATCCACAACTAGAACCTCAACCATTTCCTCCATATTCTGAAAAGGTTTCAATCATGggtctttttcatcaaatggttcATGAGGAGCAAGCTAAGAAAGAAGCAGCTAAAGTAAAAACGCAGCAAGCCACATCTGTACCAGTACAAACAACAGAGAAGCAAATtaggaaagaaaaggagaaaactACTACAGCTCCACAAGTCAAATCAAAACCACCTAGTAAAGGCATTAAAAAAATGGCAACCAAGACCAATTTCCtcaaaaggagaaaatcttCCAAAAGTGTTGAGAAAGCTAGACCATCAACTATCTCTTCCCCTCAAGAACCCCTGGAAGTTTCTGATAAATCCTCACCTGAACCTTCACCACAAAAATCACCACCAGAACCTTCTCCTGAACCCcttaatgtaaaatatttcactGATGAATCCTCTCCCTCATCCTCTTGAGAAGATGATTAAGCATCCTTGAGATTTGATGatgccaaaaaaaaagagaagtgaAACGctaagggaaaaggaaaataaattaaaaaaaaatgttaaggtAGAGGTACCAAAAATCTAGGTGAAATTTAGGGTGTTAAATCTGACTAGGTTGTCTATGGTAGATGGTCTATGGTCGTTTGCTAAAAATTGGATACTGATCATTGTGCTAAGACactgtttatttattttgttctgtTGCTAATGACTGATGTTGAGAGTGTGTTGAGAACTTATTCTGATAATGTACTGAAAACTTATtctcatgatattttggttggATTGTGGATGAATGCAATGATGATAAACTGATGACTGAACATTTAAATCTGTTATTGAGTTTCTGCTActatttattgatttggtgctGATATTGAGCTGATACTGAGTTGTTGTGTTGATCATTAATTGTTGATGTGATAGTATgagtgaaattttaaaaaaataaaataaatatgaatgtTGATATTTTTGACTGGATGGTTTATGGCATTTAGTCTTGGATGAATTAAGTTTGGAAACAATATGATAGACAGCAAGCTGAAGTAGTAATAATGTTCTGTCATCTTGTCACTCGCTGCTTATTATTCCATAAGCTTGTGTAAATATATTCTGTGAAAAATTTAAACCCTTACATGTTATTTTCtatatgaaaagataaaaaacatgctaagatgaataataaaactatGCACAAATTAAGGGGGAGTACACACTTAGGGGGAGGAAAATCTCCATTTTGTGcagaactaaaaaaaataaaagaatactGTGTTGTTAaccaaggaatgttttgtcatcatcaaaaagggggagactgttggctccattagcttttgatgataataaaacattcccattcattcgtgtctaatatttctacttgaatgtgcaggacaaaaattgtatgcaaataattaatcaatcattcaaatgcacatatcaaagagcataagaataaggaagtcacaattgatcaacaagaaagaagccccttagtcgattaatgaagagttagtcagctaagaTTCAAATCAGAAGTTGGTGGGCTGAAGAATATTGAAGGACAAagccaacttagtcgaccaagaaataagttagtcgactaagtgttCACTGCCAGAAACTAGAATCAAGAGACAGTGACAACTGCCCCAAcatcccgataggcactcattaccccgaatgccgatcgaaaccccgcaaggcttagcattaGCTTCCGTATCCCCCTGGTGAGcgacaattattaaatctcacatttcaaaaaattataagttatttccaaatcaaaacaataaaatattactttctggctcacaggggcatttttatcatttttcttcgaaaatatcgaaactcgccaaaaatatggtataaaagctaaatatattcatatatactttaaatcaaataactgaagaataaaattacttttacagtgacacgtgggccccaaTTGACCAAAAGGATGTCAGACtgtgaactcttactttctataatACAGTTTCGAACTTAGTTCTTGTCCTGCTTGACTatctacaaactgtcctgagcctgaaaaatgtataggaagaaggggtgagattttgtaatcccagtgagtaaacagataccatctaaagtatctaaagccgagtaaatggagacaatacAATATCCCATCCCAATatgcatttcataacttagaaatTTATTCCATCCCAtgaaaacaattataattcaattaaaataattttcaaggcttatgtttctcataaaatttggctcatgccaaaactcATCCTCGAGGATACTTGATCGTCATCAAAGCATCCActcgagtccgccaaggctgttaaaacgacttattcatataaaacagCTGTCTCTTGGAGTTTGCTGAATCTcactttcacgtggtggtGAAGCGTGAAGTGGACTCAAACCCCTCAACAAGagttaccctacgcgcctctcccaCAGAGGTAAAATAAATTAGCCGGGTTTACTGAGCCCCTCTAATAGGATGGTCTACGGAAACCCGCCACTGCAGTGTAGGTCAGCCCCACCATAGtcataaaatagtttaacagcATAAcaaggtaatttttttataataactaATTTGTACGACAAACCACAATTCATGTAATTTCAATACAATAAACCAGCCAAGCATGCTCACactatcataagccatttgaattaaaaatacaaTTCATACTTAACAACCACAATCTCCATGTactctatttaaaaaaaataacagtcatcattaatttcaaacaatttataaaaccattttataaaaacacatttatttataaaacacgaaatttatcctttttaaatccatttttcataaaatttataaaatttcataaaaactaccttagataaattaaatgataataagtttactcacagtattaggagtagaaNNNNNNNNNNNNNNNNNNNNNNNNNNNNNNNNNNNNNNNNNNNNNNNNNNNNNNNNNNNNNNNNNNNNNNNNNNNNNNNNNNNNNNNNNNNNNNNNNNNNNNNNNNNNNNNNNNNNNNNNNNNNNNNNNNNNNNNNNNNNNNNNNNNNNNNNNNNNNNNNNNNNNNNNNNNNNNNNNNNNNNNNNNNNNNNNNNNNNNNNNNNNNNNNNNNNNNNNNNNNNNNNNNNNN from the Theobroma cacao cultivar B97-61/B2 chromosome 8, Criollo_cocoa_genome_V2, whole genome shotgun sequence genome contains:
- the LOC18592493 gene encoding LRR receptor-like serine/threonine-protein kinase FLS2, whose protein sequence is MKVNSEPVSFSDFLSTAITNTIPSSIFSLPHIRYLDLSFNNFILSKIPTGLSNLIGLAYLNLSSTMFNDSMTTQFTNLTSLTALDLSWSFSIWDYSSIFANLSSTLTIHSGALYTYINRGSLSASNLNWLQQLNNLRELKLSGVDLSESSRSALWAKPISNLSKLRLLDLSNCGISGKVPVEQLLNLTRLSHLFMDFNIIASEIPRNLANLTSLLILDLTRSNLQGHIPYLPQLKGEIPASMMNLSRIEKLLLDLNQLTGQTSPSISNLKSLKYLSLIQNSFHGSIPDIICSISSLRYLVLVGNSFTGNLPDCIGQLHDLRYLAVNYNKMNGTIPSLSSFFHNSTLYMVSLGLSGLSVKVNQLPFPPKFQPKVLSLGSCNLGGTIPNFISNLTQLTFLGLSNNNLSGPIPSWLFNLPNLGYLDISLNKLQGVIPPNIKLKSFFLPTTLNLRNNQLQVPIPQRLENIEALDLSANNFTGYIPKEVGLGNIRYLALSSNNLFGHIPFSLCQAKNELMLLDLSNNNLGGTGPTMLGNCTSLVYLNLGGNKLSGGIPNELQGKYIGVEVNLLAKGLSLQLKVVCTYHNGMDLSCNNLSRSLPSELGLLQGLYPLKLTQNTLSRPHFDTLSRDGLAYTGNNFLCGAPDSVECDANGSPTTESSDAEDIGQWKLVYAIGTVGGLPNVKLMITYGGHWVDNTYKGGETRMRDVRSDLSFSRQAKLVEKVVGVNSHNNEIELHASLSHVAGVLRAIIRDNEDVVSILRDERAVVVFVTVKIEDDVEEDDTTDRNDELRDDCEDDYVGGHEDRSEEDRVE
- the LOC108663017 gene encoding pollen-specific leucine-rich repeat extensin-like protein 1 translates to MDGKLTKQSLNMVKMEQRLEELENMMKEKGKSIAEPAAKDTSATSSPAPAEEAAEGLAFQVESFTGPVPQDKDVEPMIDPEVELEKEKESDKGTEVLGSLDDTPPPIQDPQLEPQPFPPYSEKVSIMGLFHQMVHEEQAKKEAAKVKTQQATSVPVQTTEKQIRKEKEKTTTAPQVKSKPPSKGIKKMATKTNFLKRRKSSKSVEKARPSTISSPQEPLEVSDKSSPEPSPQKSPPEPSPEPLNVKYFTDESSPSSS